The following proteins are encoded in a genomic region of Pyramidobacter porci:
- a CDS encoding GntR family transcriptional regulator — protein sequence MEQEVEALKQNAELRAFNTVVELIRQREIVPGQRLFEPDLSERLSMSRTPLRTALSRLVAEGILVKERGRKGYLLPALSSEDMRQIFYSRAAVEGAAAAWLAHGCTPEHVTVLRAINAKEAELFGRERQTPEEKAQYAQLNEELHRLIVSFSGNVYLLRFFNSSYWRSTMYTLLYTRFYRERTRSTGENVPSWKEHSLIIDALEAHEAERSRRLMEEHVLNTFRYRSLLEETERQ from the coding sequence ATGGAGCAAGAGGTAGAAGCGTTGAAGCAAAACGCCGAGCTGCGCGCGTTCAACACCGTGGTGGAGCTGATCCGTCAGCGCGAGATCGTTCCCGGGCAGCGGCTTTTCGAGCCGGATCTGTCCGAACGCCTGTCGATGAGCCGTACGCCGCTGCGCACCGCGCTCAGCCGGCTGGTCGCGGAGGGCATCCTGGTCAAGGAGCGGGGCCGCAAAGGCTATCTGCTGCCGGCGCTGTCGTCGGAGGACATGCGGCAGATCTTCTACAGCCGCGCCGCCGTGGAGGGGGCCGCCGCGGCGTGGCTGGCGCATGGCTGCACGCCGGAACACGTGACGGTGCTGCGCGCGATCAACGCCAAAGAGGCGGAATTGTTCGGACGAGAGCGGCAAACTCCCGAGGAGAAAGCACAGTACGCGCAGTTGAACGAAGAACTGCACCGCCTGATCGTCTCTTTTTCCGGCAACGTGTACCTGCTGCGCTTCTTCAACAGCAGCTATTGGCGCTCTACGATGTATACGCTGCTTTATACCCGATTTTATCGGGAACGAACGCGTTCGACGGGGGAAAACGTGCCGAGCTGGAAGGAACATTCCCTGATCATCGACGCGCTCGAGGCCCACGAGGCCGAGCGCAGCCGCCGGCTGATGGAGGAACACGTGCTGAACACGTTTCGTTACCGTTCGCTGTTGGAGGAAACGGAAAGGCAATAA
- a CDS encoding mechanosensitive ion channel domain-containing protein, producing MKKIFSFAAALLLACSFVRPAEAVDALSVIAGGAAEPAADTAASADQTAARDEIPQPYVPSAADAEACSKRLAEIERILAELESLKADEAAARFGVTAEDVTRRVENLTLLKNAYPRLINAIGRKKQDDADLARQKGDTSSPELTLNDKPPYKLSYYDSYIGNLDDIRKQIDDAKEGLARFDSYAAASQKLVEEREAAWRLARDNYQKEQNQKTSWQLQGAAYLLEIARAQLILDGFEKERAATALAKYELQYQRRGYLQKYIRENLDLSAESFAAQIAALNAEIKKLEDSRPALNRQLKQAEAAAETAEMKYAAVADDKDKGAAQLEMSYRTAERDRYRLQLEQLQETLVLYAERKRLWTLRYDLARGAVDETTIPAVVKNMNAEIKTLENNLLDVQKDLLSLQSRQSAISKMLDSETTEAKYLPGLKKYSSAVQASIDSCLSYTAAVISLSAQERAFAGELQETYKTVSTFDKIHAFWKTHAATLLNTELWQSGGYAVRLKEFLIALAIIVFGTWGARKLVHMFSWVVGKYFKFDETSRRTFDRFVFYLAGIAIFLTALHIVGIPLTAFAFLGGAVAIAIGFGAQNMFKNLMGGILLTLNRPFRLGDVIEVAGVSGTVTDLGVRSTLIRTFDEKEVVVPNSQLLDNQLINWSLSDALLRVSVDFGVEYGTPAKKVKDVVLRIADANPKILKNPAPWVYFADFGDSELNFSLYFWVNQKIASGMKVSGELREAIQEVFAQEGLRMAYPHIDVSISNAGEKQRTSQLQNL from the coding sequence ATGAAAAAAATCTTCTCGTTCGCCGCCGCGCTTTTGCTCGCGTGCTCTTTCGTTCGCCCGGCCGAGGCCGTCGACGCGCTGTCGGTCATCGCCGGCGGCGCCGCGGAACCCGCCGCCGATACGGCGGCGTCCGCGGACCAGACCGCCGCCAGGGACGAAATCCCCCAGCCTTACGTTCCCTCCGCCGCCGATGCGGAGGCCTGCAGCAAGCGCCTCGCCGAGATCGAACGGATTCTCGCCGAATTGGAAAGCCTCAAAGCCGACGAAGCCGCCGCCCGTTTCGGCGTCACCGCCGAAGACGTGACGAGGCGCGTCGAAAATCTGACGCTGCTCAAAAACGCTTACCCGCGCCTCATCAACGCCATCGGGCGCAAAAAGCAGGACGACGCCGACCTGGCCCGGCAGAAGGGCGACACCAGTTCGCCCGAACTGACGCTGAACGACAAACCGCCTTACAAGCTCAGCTACTACGACTCTTACATCGGCAACCTCGACGATATCCGCAAGCAGATCGACGACGCCAAAGAAGGTCTGGCGCGCTTCGACTCGTACGCCGCCGCCTCGCAGAAACTCGTCGAGGAGCGCGAAGCGGCGTGGCGCCTCGCCCGCGACAACTATCAGAAAGAGCAGAACCAAAAGACTTCCTGGCAGCTTCAGGGCGCCGCGTATCTGCTGGAAATCGCCCGCGCCCAGCTGATCCTCGACGGTTTCGAAAAAGAACGCGCCGCTACCGCCCTCGCGAAATACGAGCTGCAGTATCAGCGCCGCGGCTATCTGCAAAAATATATCCGCGAGAACCTCGACCTGAGCGCAGAAAGTTTTGCCGCCCAGATCGCCGCGCTGAACGCCGAGATCAAAAAGCTGGAAGACTCGCGTCCGGCCCTGAACCGCCAGCTCAAACAGGCGGAAGCCGCCGCCGAGACCGCCGAAATGAAATACGCCGCCGTCGCCGACGACAAAGACAAAGGCGCCGCCCAACTGGAAATGAGCTACCGCACCGCCGAGCGCGACCGCTACCGCCTGCAGCTCGAACAGCTTCAGGAGACGCTGGTGCTCTACGCCGAGCGCAAGCGCCTGTGGACGCTGCGCTACGACCTGGCCCGCGGCGCCGTCGACGAAACGACCATTCCCGCCGTCGTCAAAAACATGAACGCCGAAATCAAAACCCTCGAAAACAACCTGCTCGACGTACAGAAGGATCTGCTCTCGCTGCAGAGCCGCCAGTCCGCTATCAGCAAGATGCTCGACAGCGAAACGACCGAGGCCAAATATCTGCCGGGGCTGAAAAAATACAGCTCCGCCGTGCAGGCCTCTATCGACAGCTGCCTCAGTTACACCGCCGCCGTCATCTCGCTGTCCGCGCAGGAGCGCGCTTTCGCCGGCGAACTGCAGGAGACCTACAAGACCGTGTCCACCTTCGACAAGATCCACGCCTTCTGGAAAACGCACGCCGCCACGCTTCTGAACACCGAGCTGTGGCAAAGCGGCGGCTACGCTGTGCGCCTCAAGGAATTCCTGATCGCGCTCGCCATCATCGTCTTCGGCACGTGGGGGGCCCGCAAACTGGTGCACATGTTCTCGTGGGTCGTGGGCAAATATTTCAAGTTCGACGAGACCAGCCGCCGCACCTTCGACCGTTTCGTGTTCTACCTCGCCGGCATCGCCATCTTCCTGACGGCGCTGCACATCGTCGGCATCCCGCTGACGGCCTTCGCGTTCCTCGGCGGCGCTGTCGCCATCGCCATCGGTTTCGGCGCTCAGAACATGTTCAAGAACCTCATGGGCGGCATCCTGCTGACGCTCAACCGACCCTTTCGCCTCGGCGACGTCATCGAAGTGGCCGGCGTCTCCGGCACCGTTACCGACTTAGGCGTACGCTCCACGCTGATCCGCACGTTCGACGAAAAAGAAGTCGTCGTCCCCAACAGCCAGCTGCTCGACAACCAGCTCATCAACTGGAGCCTGTCCGACGCGCTGCTGCGGGTCAGCGTCGATTTCGGCGTCGAGTACGGCACGCCGGCGAAGAAAGTCAAAGACGTGGTTCTGCGCATCGCCGACGCCAACCCCAAGATCCTCAAGAATCCCGCGCCGTGGGTCTATTTCGCCGATTTCGGCGACAGTGAGCTCAACTTCTCGCTCTACTTCTGGGTCAACCAGAAGATCGCCAGCGGCATGAAAGTCAGCGGCGAACTTCGCGAGGCCATTCAGGAAGTCTTCGCGCAGGAAGGGCTGCGCATGGCTTACCCGCACATTGACGTGAGCATTTCCAACGCCGGCGAAAAACAGCGGACATCACAGCTGCAGAATCTTTAA
- a CDS encoding TetR/AcrR family transcriptional regulator: MINYTEKAIHDTFVQILKESSYGKLTVKNITDRCEISRNTFYYYYDSIQSLMEAVLKEWLAPVGEDRELSGLYDSVASLANNCLAHRREILRLFHSVYKTILVRNIETFVKRSAVRYVREKQQNHPFYEKDRTTLVSFYEHVLMGFFMYWLHDGMNSDIRSFTSVLDVFFSPHAASEGANESKPPPKSSSRGR, translated from the coding sequence ATGATTAATTACACGGAGAAAGCGATTCATGATACGTTTGTGCAGATCCTTAAGGAGAGCAGTTACGGCAAGCTTACGGTGAAGAACATCACCGATCGCTGCGAGATCAGCCGCAACACCTTTTATTATTACTACGACAGCATTCAATCGCTGATGGAGGCGGTACTGAAGGAATGGCTGGCTCCTGTCGGGGAGGACCGCGAACTGAGCGGTCTGTACGACAGCGTGGCGTCGCTGGCGAACAACTGCTTGGCTCACCGCAGAGAGATTCTGCGGCTCTTTCATTCGGTCTACAAGACGATCCTGGTGCGGAATATCGAGACATTTGTGAAACGCAGCGCGGTGCGGTACGTACGGGAAAAGCAGCAGAACCATCCCTTTTATGAAAAGGATCGCACAACGCTGGTTTCATTCTATGAGCATGTATTGATGGGATTCTTTATGTACTGGCTCCACGATGGCATGAACTCTGATATTCGTTCCTTCACGTCGGTGCTGGACGTGTTTTTTTCGCCGCATGCCGCTTCGGAAGGAGCGAATGAATCTAAACCGCCGCCGAAAAGTTCGAGCCGCGGAAGATAA
- a CDS encoding helix-turn-helix domain-containing protein: MSGVKQTSKEQRLEIVNYCIDHGADYLQAIRKYGVSYGQVYSWVSKFRKYGEHGLDDLRGTGRSRKESPPMGELERLKVENRCLKASIGNLKAERHVLKKRVKYLERKENSNCAEEDLRSGKS; the protein is encoded by the coding sequence ATGAGCGGGGTAAAACAGACAAGTAAAGAGCAACGGCTGGAGATCGTGAACTATTGCATTGATCACGGTGCCGACTACCTTCAAGCCATTCGCAAGTACGGCGTCAGTTATGGTCAGGTGTATTCTTGGGTCAGCAAGTTCCGCAAATACGGCGAGCACGGTCTTGACGATCTTCGCGGAACGGGACGCAGCCGTAAGGAAAGCCCGCCCATGGGCGAGTTGGAACGCTTGAAAGTGGAGAACCGTTGTCTGAAAGCCAGCATCGGAAACCTGAAAGCTGAACGCCATGTGCTGAAAAAGCGCGTGAAATATCTCGAACGAAAAGAGAATTCCAACTGCGCCGAAGAGGATCTGCGTTCAGGGAAATCATGA
- a CDS encoding DUF362 domain-containing protein has translation MGNKKSMVWFAPFTPGVSKVDVLKKAVEAVEFKRTVAKDALTAVKLHFGEKGNDTYLRPIFIRAVVDEIKKCGGKPFLVDSNTLYVGSRKNSVDHLITAIENGFGYEVTGAPLIIADGLKSNDFREVEIDGQYFKKVEISSAVAEADALVVVSHFKGHVAAGYGGTIKNLAMGCVPARGKKAQHAVHLEVDEEKCIGCGRCFRNCPGHAITMEKDAAGKTTSHIHAEPCLGCCECMTVCPTRAVGMIWTADEDKSSFNCRMAEYAWGAIKDKVRPLFINVMMDITPLCDCCGWSDTPIVPNIGIAASTDPVALDKACYDMVVAASGSAVEEHYFHAGDDKFQLLHPAAAPHAQFEHGAKIGMGSLDYELRTIHIEEGEGE, from the coding sequence ATGGGAAATAAAAAGTCGATGGTCTGGTTCGCGCCCTTCACGCCCGGCGTCAGCAAGGTGGACGTGCTGAAAAAGGCCGTCGAGGCCGTAGAGTTCAAAAGGACCGTCGCGAAGGACGCGCTCACGGCCGTGAAGCTGCACTTCGGCGAGAAGGGCAACGACACCTATCTGCGCCCCATTTTCATCCGCGCCGTCGTGGACGAGATCAAGAAATGCGGCGGCAAGCCGTTCCTCGTCGACAGCAACACGCTCTACGTGGGCAGCCGCAAGAACTCCGTCGATCACCTGATCACCGCCATCGAAAACGGCTTCGGCTACGAAGTGACCGGCGCGCCGCTGATTATCGCCGACGGCCTGAAGAGCAACGATTTCCGCGAAGTTGAAATCGACGGCCAGTACTTCAAAAAAGTCGAAATCTCGTCCGCCGTCGCCGAAGCCGACGCGCTCGTCGTCGTGTCTCACTTTAAGGGGCACGTGGCGGCCGGCTACGGCGGCACGATCAAGAACCTCGCCATGGGCTGCGTGCCGGCACGCGGCAAAAAGGCCCAGCACGCCGTTCATCTCGAAGTCGACGAAGAAAAATGCATTGGCTGCGGCCGCTGCTTCCGCAACTGCCCCGGACACGCCATCACGATGGAGAAAGACGCCGCCGGCAAAACGACGTCGCATATTCACGCCGAACCGTGCCTGGGCTGCTGCGAGTGCATGACCGTCTGCCCTACCAGGGCCGTCGGCATGATCTGGACGGCCGACGAGGACAAGTCGAGCTTCAACTGCCGCATGGCCGAGTACGCCTGGGGCGCGATCAAGGACAAGGTGCGCCCGCTGTTCATCAACGTCATGATGGACATCACGCCGCTGTGCGACTGCTGCGGCTGGAGCGACACGCCCATCGTCCCCAATATCGGCATTGCCGCCAGCACCGACCCCGTGGCGTTGGACAAAGCCTGTTACGACATGGTCGTGGCCGCTTCGGGCTCGGCTGTGGAAGAACATTATTTCCACGCGGGCGATGACAAGTTCCAGCTCCTTCATCCGGCCGCCGCTCCGCACGCTCAGTTCGAGCACGGCGCGAAGATCGGTATGGGCTCGCTGGACTACGAGCTGAGGACGATCCACATCGAAGAGGGCGAGGGCGAATAA
- a CDS encoding porin, which translates to MSMKKMLAVVAAASLAAAAAPAFAANPFSDVPMNHWAYDAVEQLSAKGILEGYPNGTFKGNRAMTRYEIATMVARMMAAGGLSGEDLEKLKALVVEFQPELEALGVKVDGFDSRLSALEKGLGGLRIWGQLRFDYHGWDNDGGSGVMDDGFQYNRARLFMHKDLSDGVSFEMRWHNDKIDRYWVTVKDLFGAEGLTAKLGAFANDWEGEDGLHVTTPMWDDESNFFDTTIRGADLKYNRGGLTVEGFAASNVGAGDKGVYTDNVGDEIYGARLKYESERFFVSANGYWFNGDGTGGAKDLNMDAYWFGLGFNFGQGLKLSGAYFMEDIDGAVDDDPKAWKVVLDVSQDVLKFTDLRAEYMQYDKGWIYQNGAAPFTLNTNFEINKISGSSPIAEDLEVWKVSAVQMWGAKFSTYERYGKYDMDDYGDAKEWTVGVGYQYSPNLAFYLDYTDFDGRMNGTTVDPTYDNNLVRFRTFLNF; encoded by the coding sequence ATGAGTATGAAGAAAATGCTCGCCGTAGTCGCCGCCGCATCGCTGGCGGCCGCAGCCGCGCCGGCGTTCGCCGCGAACCCGTTCAGCGACGTGCCGATGAACCACTGGGCGTACGACGCCGTGGAGCAGCTGAGCGCGAAGGGAATCCTGGAGGGTTATCCGAACGGCACGTTCAAGGGCAACCGCGCCATGACCCGCTACGAGATCGCCACGATGGTGGCGCGCATGATGGCCGCGGGCGGCCTGAGCGGTGAAGACCTGGAGAAGCTGAAGGCGCTGGTGGTGGAATTCCAGCCGGAGCTGGAAGCCTTGGGCGTGAAAGTGGACGGCTTCGACAGCCGCCTGAGCGCGCTCGAGAAGGGCCTCGGCGGCCTGAGGATCTGGGGGCAGCTGCGCTTCGACTATCACGGTTGGGATAACGACGGCGGTTCCGGCGTGATGGACGACGGCTTTCAGTACAACCGCGCCCGTCTGTTCATGCACAAGGATCTGTCTGACGGCGTAAGCTTTGAAATGCGGTGGCACAACGATAAGATCGACCGCTACTGGGTCACCGTCAAAGATCTGTTTGGCGCCGAAGGGCTCACTGCCAAGCTGGGCGCTTTCGCCAACGACTGGGAAGGCGAAGACGGCCTGCATGTGACCACGCCTATGTGGGATGACGAATCCAACTTCTTCGATACCACGATCCGCGGTGCCGATCTGAAGTACAACCGCGGCGGGCTCACCGTCGAGGGCTTTGCCGCCAGCAACGTAGGAGCGGGCGATAAGGGCGTTTACACCGATAACGTCGGCGACGAAATTTACGGAGCCCGTTTGAAGTACGAGAGCGAACGTTTCTTCGTCAGCGCCAACGGCTATTGGTTCAACGGCGACGGCACGGGCGGCGCCAAGGACCTCAATATGGATGCTTATTGGTTCGGACTCGGTTTCAACTTCGGCCAGGGTCTGAAGCTCAGCGGCGCTTACTTCATGGAAGACATCGACGGCGCTGTTGACGATGATCCCAAGGCCTGGAAGGTGGTCCTTGACGTCAGCCAGGACGTGCTGAAATTCACCGACCTGCGCGCCGAATACATGCAGTATGACAAGGGCTGGATCTATCAGAACGGCGCCGCTCCTTTCACGCTGAATACCAATTTCGAAATCAACAAAATCAGCGGTTCTTCGCCCATTGCCGAAGATCTTGAAGTCTGGAAGGTTTCCGCTGTCCAGATGTGGGGTGCGAAGTTCAGCACGTACGAGCGTTATGGAAAGTACGATATGGACGACTATGGAGACGCCAAGGAGTGGACCGTCGGTGTTGGTTATCAGTACAGCCCGAACCTGGCTTTCTATCTTGACTACACCGATTTCGACGGCCGCATGAACGGTACCACGGTTGATCCGACGTACGATAACAATCTGGTTCGTTTCCGCACATTCCTGAACTTCTAA
- a CDS encoding HD domain-containing protein: protein MISKGLMELIFSASSIERWNDHPRTAQFTEIDKQAHKAMIAYFIARAEEDRGRAVDWNRLVANGAFSFLHRVLVTDIKPPVFHRLMQDRAQQRQLNDWVYAQLEPLLSPLDYPLCGQCRAYLGSVPDSLEDRILGAAHYIATRWEFGFIYYWSKPLYGIEKTREEIMGEIEKYRDLAAVEDILSPEGGAFNDLISLVGQLQFQKRWAQVQRLPPTSVLGHLLVVALLSWLISLEIGAGARRRRNDFYGGLFHDLPEVLTRDIISPVKRSVKGLDELVKKLERRGVEENLFPLLPPAWRDDVLYMVMDEFENRVRTNGRVRVIGRDLADAEGRDEMDPVDGRVIEVCDKLSAYIEARESIRIGVRPSALEEASMRLYDSFASRRVAGYEVKELFDCFR, encoded by the coding sequence ATGATTTCAAAAGGCCTGATGGAATTGATTTTTTCCGCCTCGAGCATCGAGCGCTGGAACGACCATCCGCGCACGGCCCAGTTCACCGAGATCGACAAGCAGGCGCACAAGGCGATGATCGCCTATTTCATCGCCCGCGCCGAAGAAGACCGCGGCCGCGCCGTCGACTGGAACCGGCTCGTCGCCAACGGCGCGTTCAGCTTTTTGCACCGCGTGCTCGTCACTGACATCAAGCCGCCCGTCTTCCACCGCCTCATGCAGGACCGCGCGCAGCAGCGTCAGCTCAACGATTGGGTTTACGCCCAGCTCGAGCCGCTGTTGTCGCCGCTCGATTATCCGCTGTGCGGGCAGTGCCGCGCCTATCTCGGATCGGTGCCCGACAGCCTCGAAGACCGCATCCTCGGCGCCGCGCACTACATCGCCACGCGCTGGGAGTTCGGCTTCATCTACTATTGGAGCAAGCCGCTGTACGGCATCGAAAAGACGCGCGAAGAGATCATGGGCGAGATCGAAAAATACCGCGATCTGGCCGCGGTGGAGGACATCCTCTCGCCGGAGGGCGGTGCCTTCAACGACCTGATCAGCCTCGTCGGGCAGCTGCAGTTCCAGAAGCGCTGGGCGCAGGTCCAGCGCCTGCCGCCCACGTCGGTGCTCGGCCATCTGCTGGTGGTCGCGCTGCTGAGCTGGCTCATCTCGCTCGAGATCGGCGCGGGCGCGCGGCGGCGGCGCAACGATTTTTACGGCGGTCTCTTCCACGACCTGCCCGAGGTGCTGACGCGCGACATCATTTCGCCCGTGAAGCGCTCCGTCAAGGGGCTCGACGAGCTGGTCAAAAAGCTGGAACGCCGCGGCGTCGAGGAGAACCTGTTCCCGCTGCTGCCGCCGGCGTGGCGCGACGACGTGCTCTACATGGTCATGGACGAGTTCGAAAACCGCGTCCGCACGAACGGCCGCGTGCGCGTCATCGGCCGCGATCTTGCCGACGCCGAGGGGCGCGACGAGATGGATCCCGTCGACGGCCGCGTTATCGAAGTCTGCGACAAGCTGTCGGCCTACATCGAAGCGCGCGAGTCGATCCGCATCGGCGTGCGCCCCTCGGCGCTCGAGGAGGCGTCCATGCGCCTGTACGACTCTTTCGCCTCGCGCCGGGTGGCCGGCTACGAGGTGAAAGAGCTTTTCGACTGTTTCAGATAA
- a CDS encoding MATE family efflux transporter: protein MEKKPRGTLRRVIRLALPAVFENVMFTLVNIVDVAMVGSLGAAATAAAALNAQPMWLAYAVTMIAAGGASVLVARCWGAKDYALAGHYAAQAVMLGTLIGLCMTAAAESCAGLYVAWMRAAPDVAPDAAAYMRIVGASMPFLVAERSMASVLQSAGDTVTPMKISVAANLCNVAGNFLLIYPSRNLDWLGGLPVWGMGWGVRGAAVSTAVSIVLAAVAMAAALRRCRSDLQLSAPRFLRFEKKRLNDLLRVGLPIAAERIVLSSGQILYMSVISALGTVSVSAHYLATTAEGVCYNPVYGIAIAATTLVGQALGAGDERRAEAEGRACIHLCLGVMAAVSTGMYFGAEWLIRVFTSDAAVIEQGARALRIVAWVETLFGAALTSSGALRGAGDTTAPLWLGIFSMLGLRLGAAWMFVNKLGLGLAGAWYAMDLDLGVRGALLWLYFNSGRWKLKSRRLAARTGQ from the coding sequence ATGGAAAAGAAACCTCGGGGCACGCTGAGGCGGGTGATCCGTCTGGCGCTGCCGGCTGTCTTCGAAAACGTGATGTTCACGCTGGTGAACATCGTCGACGTGGCCATGGTCGGTTCGCTGGGGGCCGCGGCGACGGCGGCTGCGGCGCTGAACGCGCAGCCCATGTGGCTGGCCTACGCGGTGACGATGATCGCCGCCGGCGGCGCTTCCGTGCTGGTGGCGCGCTGCTGGGGCGCGAAGGACTACGCGCTGGCGGGGCACTACGCCGCGCAGGCGGTCATGCTCGGCACGCTGATCGGCCTGTGCATGACCGCGGCCGCCGAATCCTGCGCCGGCCTGTACGTCGCCTGGATGCGCGCCGCCCCCGACGTGGCTCCCGACGCGGCGGCCTACATGCGTATCGTCGGCGCGTCCATGCCCTTCCTCGTGGCGGAGCGTTCGATGGCGAGCGTGCTCCAGTCCGCCGGCGACACGGTGACGCCGATGAAGATCTCAGTCGCCGCCAACCTGTGCAACGTGGCGGGCAACTTTCTGCTCATCTATCCCAGCCGGAATCTTGACTGGCTGGGCGGCCTGCCGGTGTGGGGCATGGGCTGGGGCGTGCGCGGCGCGGCGGTATCGACGGCGGTTTCGATCGTTTTGGCGGCGGTTGCCATGGCGGCCGCGCTGAGACGGTGCCGGAGCGATCTCCAACTGTCGGCGCCGCGGTTCCTGCGCTTCGAAAAAAAGCGCCTGAACGATCTGCTGCGCGTCGGTTTGCCGATCGCGGCCGAACGCATCGTGCTCTCCAGCGGGCAGATCCTCTACATGTCGGTGATCTCCGCGCTGGGCACGGTGTCGGTCTCGGCGCATTATCTGGCCACGACGGCCGAAGGCGTGTGTTACAATCCCGTTTACGGCATCGCCATCGCCGCCACGACGCTGGTCGGCCAGGCCCTGGGCGCGGGCGACGAACGGCGCGCCGAAGCCGAAGGGCGGGCCTGCATCCACCTCTGTCTGGGCGTGATGGCGGCGGTGAGCACGGGCATGTACTTCGGGGCCGAATGGCTGATCCGCGTGTTCACGTCCGACGCGGCCGTGATCGAGCAGGGCGCGCGGGCGCTGCGCATCGTGGCGTGGGTGGAGACGCTTTTCGGCGCGGCGCTGACCAGTTCGGGCGCGCTGCGCGGCGCGGGCGACACGACCGCGCCGCTGTGGCTGGGCATTTTTTCCATGCTGGGGCTGCGTCTGGGCGCGGCCTGGATGTTCGTGAACAAGCTGGGGTTGGGGCTGGCTGGCGCGTGGTACGCCATGGATCTCGACCTGGGCGTGCGCGGCGCGCTGCTGTGGCTTTATTTCAACTCCGGCCGCTGGAAGCTGAAAAGCCGCCGTCTCGCCGCGCGTACCGGCCAATAG
- a CDS encoding YhcH/YjgK/YiaL family protein: MIYAHIDDARNYSGLGEVFAWAVRQLARADLKELSPGTTELIPGKAWFSIDEPETKPLERTLFEAHREFVDVQMTIAGDELIGCAPLGRVTPLGEYDEDRDIQFFKGEGLTLDCTGGMFAVFFPEDAHRPCVAPGTPRRIRKIVAKIHRSLIPHRELS; encoded by the coding sequence ATGATTTACGCGCATATCGACGACGCGAGAAATTACAGCGGCCTCGGCGAAGTCTTCGCCTGGGCCGTGCGCCAGCTGGCCCGCGCCGACCTGAAGGAGCTGAGTCCCGGCACGACGGAGCTGATTCCCGGCAAGGCGTGGTTTTCCATCGACGAGCCGGAGACGAAGCCGCTCGAGCGGACGCTTTTCGAGGCGCACCGCGAGTTTGTGGACGTGCAGATGACGATCGCCGGAGACGAGCTGATCGGCTGCGCGCCGCTGGGGCGGGTGACGCCGCTTGGGGAGTACGACGAAGATCGCGACATCCAGTTCTTCAAGGGCGAAGGGCTGACGCTGGACTGCACGGGCGGCATGTTCGCCGTCTTCTTCCCCGAGGACGCCCATCGTCCCTGCGTGGCGCCGGGAACGCCGCGGCGGATCCGCAAGATCGTGGCGAAGATTCACCGCTCGCTGATCCCGCACCGGGAACTGTCGTAA